Proteins co-encoded in one Stomoxys calcitrans chromosome 5, idStoCalc2.1, whole genome shotgun sequence genomic window:
- the LOC106081251 gene encoding periodic tryptophan protein 2 homolog has translation MKFSYKFSNLLGTIYRKGNIVFTPDGNSIITPVGNRLTLFDLKNNKARTLSLESCYNYRTIALSPDGSLLLAVNEDHEAQLISLVSCTVIHQHKFQHDVRCVVFSPSGEHFAVAMQNLVFIFKSPGEITGEYNPFVLERHFLGGFDDVTYLDWSSDSRFLLVGCRDNSTKVIAIHFMKHFRTFVLGGHTDSIVACFFENNSLDANTLARNGQLCLWECSRELSSIEKVEEHERAEYMNYLTNKRLKAAKKVADDSEEEDDDVENTLEKRNPTAEELLQAGKIVDVNEIEDEDVKRGHPFYYKKLGRYYLADEPRKEKRDAMLTAAHYNRKTKIMVVGFSTGAFYLYELPEVNMIHSLSISDYAISTALFNSTGDWVALASRELGQLLVWEWQSEQYIMKQQGHSSEMTCMSYSSDGQYIATGGEDSKVKFWNTQSGFCFVTFSEHTSGVTDLQFSRGKKFLVSSSLDGTVRAFDINRYRNFRTFTSPRLVQFSSVALDYSDELVAAGGQDVFEIYLWSIKMGTLLEVISGHEGPVCSMAFSPVPTSSALISGSWDKTIKIWNCLESKSEHETIDLLSDVTSVAFSPNGENVAVSTLNGNILVFDVKTAAQLSTIEGINDLDSGRLETDVVTAKSNKKGKYFSSIEYSVDGECILAAGNSNVICIYHVNEALLLKKFEITQNKSFDGLNEYINRRNLTEFGNMALIEQREETEGGNVAIRLPGVQKGDMAARNFKPEMKVFSVKFSPTGQSFAAACTEGLCIYSLDKGVVFDPLDLSLEVTPKAIKEAIKHSDYSQALIMALKLNENNIISLALESIPHQDIQLICSTLPDNLAHRLLQVIARLLQTSPHIEFYLKWSCSLLMTHGNKDGVFQHASLLALHESISRKYETLNRICDFNKYTMRVLVKTAKEQYAKKPAMNENAENSSADENEMDADDDDEGMILIKSKTSNDFNETESDEDDLDTEEEDEDDV, from the exons atgAAGTTCTCGTATAAG TTTTCCAATCTGTTGGGTACCATCTACAGAAAGGGCAACATTGTCTTTACGCCCGATGGAAATTCCATAATAACACCTGTGGGCAATCGCTTGACTttgtttgatttaaaaaa TAACAAGGCTCGAACTTTGTCCTTGGAGTCCTGCTATAACTACCGAACTATTGCACTTTCGCCGGATGGCAGTCTGCTGCTGGCTGTCAACGAAGATCATGAGGCCCAGCTTATTAGCTTGGTCTCTTGTACGGTCATTCATCAGCATAAGTTTCAACATGATGTGCGATGTGTGGTCTTCAGTCCCAGTGGTGAACACTTTGCTGTGGCCATGCAGAATCTGGTGTTCATTTTCAAATCACCAGGTGAAATAACGGGCGAGTATAATCCCTTTGTCTTGGAACGCCATTTTCTGGGAGGCTTTGATGATGTCACCTATCTAGATTGGTCCTCTGACTCCAGATTCTTGTTGGTTGGTTGTCGTGATAATTCCACCAAGGTCATTGCCATACATTTCATGAAGCACTTTCGCACCTTTGTTCTGGGTGGACACACCGACTCCATAGTGGCTTGTTTTTTCGAAAATAACAGCCTAGATGCAAACACTTTGGCCCGAAATGGTCAATTATGCTTGTGGGAATGCAGTCGTGAGCTTTCTTCCATAGAGAAAGTAGAGGAACATGAACGTGCAGAATATATGAATTATTTGACAAACAAAAGATTGAAGGCGGCCAAGAAGGTTGCTGATGACTCTGAAGAGGAGGATGATGATGTGGAAAATACTTTGGAAAAACGTAATCCCACTGCTGAGGAACTTTTGCAGGCTGGCAAAATTGTGGATGTCAATGAGATTGAGGATGAGGATGTTAAAAGAGGCCATcccttttattacaaaaaattgGGACGCTACTATCTGGCGGATGAGCCGCGCAAAGAGAAACGCGATGCCATGCTAACGGCGGCCCACTATAATCGTAAAACCAAGATTATGGTGGTAGGTTTCAGCACAGGAGCCTTTTATCTATACGAGCTGCCCGAAGTCAATATGATACATTCCCTCAGCATTTCAGACTATGCCATTTCTACGGCTCTATTCAATAGTACAGGAGATTGGGTGGCCTTGGCTTCCCGAGAACTGGGACAATTGCTAGTCTGGGAATGGCAGTCCGAACAGTATATAATGAAACAACAGGGCCATAGCAGCGAAATGACTTGCATGAGCTATTCCTCAGATGGCCAGTACATAGCCACGGGTGGCGAAGATTCCAAAGTGAAATTTTGGAACACCCAAAGTGGGTTTTGTTTTGTAACATTCAGTGAGCATACAAGTGGGGTAACTGATCTACAGTTTAGCCGTGGCAAAAAGTTTTTGGTAAGCAGTTCTTTGGATGGAACTGTAAGGGCTTTTGATATTAACAG ATATCGCAATTTCCGCACGTTTACTTCGCCACGGCTAGTGCAATTTTCCTCTGTGGCCTTGGATTATTCGGACGAATTGGTAGCTGCCGGTGGTCAAgatgtttttgaaatttatttgtggtccattAAAATGGGTACATTGCTTGAGGTTATCAGCGGCCATGAGGGTCCTGTATGTTCCATGGCCTTTTCTCCTGTACCCACTTCATCGGCTTTGATTTCGGGTTCCTGGGATAAGactattaaaatttggaattgtCTTGAAAGCAAATCAGAGCATGAAACCATCGATTTGCTCTCGGATGTGACCTCAGTGGCGTTTAGTCCCAATGGAGAAAAT gtgGCAGTTTCCACTTTGAATGGCAATATTTTGGTGTTTGATGTTAAAACAGCTGCACAGTTGAGTACCATAGAGGGCATAAATGATTTGGATAGTGGTCGCTTGGAAACTGATGTTGTTAcagccaaatccaataaaaagGGAAA gtATTTTTCTTCCATAGAATATTCAGTAGATGGTGAATGCATATTGGCCGCAGGCAATTCTAATGTTATATGCATTTATCATGTCAATGAGGCTTTGCTGTTGAAGAAATTCGaaattacacaaaataaaagttttgaTGGTTTAAAT GAGTACATTAATCGCCGTAATTTAACCGAATTCGGAAATATGGCCTTGATCGAGCAAAGAGAAGAAACTGAGGGTGGTAATGTTGCCATACGACTACCAGGTGTCCAAAAAGGAGATATGGCTGCGCGAAACTTTAAACCTGAAATGAAAGtattttcggtgaaattttcacCAACCGGCCAATCATTTGCTGCAGCATGTACAGAGGGTCTTTGTATATACAGTTTAGATAAAG GTGTGGTTTTTGATCCTTTGGATTTATCTTTGGAGGTAACCCCCAAAGCCATAAAAGAAGCCATCAAACATAGCGACTATTCCCAAGCTTTAATAATGGCTCTAAAATTAAATGAGAATAATATAATAAGTTTAGCTTTGGAAAGCATACCTCATCAGGATA TTCAATTAATTTGTTCCACCTTACCTGATAATTTGGCCCATCGTTTGCTTCAGGTGATAGCCCGCCTCTTACAAACTTCGCCCCACATAGAATTCTATTTGAAATGGTCTTGCAGTTTACTTATGACACATGGCAACAAGGATGGAGTTTTTCAACATGCCTCACTGCTGGCTCTTCACGAAtccatttcaagaaaatatgaAACTTTGAATAGAAT TTGTGATTTTAACAAATACACCATGCGTGTGTTGGTCAAGACAGCCAAAGAGCAGTACGCCAAAAAACCCGCCATGAATGAAAATGCTGAAAATTCCTCCGCTGATGAGAATGAGATGGACGCAGATGATGACGATGAGGgtatgattttaataaaatctaaaacctccaatgattttaatgaaactgaAAGTGACGAAGATGATTTGGACACCGAAGAGGAGGATGAGGATGATGTTTAG
- the LOC106081252 gene encoding tyrosine-protein kinase Src42A has protein sequence MGNCLGTRKSKLFKTHDDQCTTLDDTSTIVATTTSQPLEQSFPLLPQITNQSMYETLNTKAKIFVALHDYTALTIDDLSFAKGEHLEILNDTQGDWWMARSKRTRQEGFIPSNYVAKLKSVEAEPWYFGKIKRIEAEKQLLLPENEHGAFLIRDSESHPNSYSLSVRDGHTVQHYRIGQLEDGHFYIDTDTTFITIQELVAHYFLYADGLCVRLCKPCVQFGKPIIEGLSHRTRDQWEIDRTSLRFLRKLGTGQFGQVWEGLWNYNTPVAIKKLKPGTMNAKSFLSEAQTMKKLCHPNLIQLYAVCTVEEPIYIITELMKHGSLLDYLRSTANKWRSIRMRVLVDMAAQIAAGMAYLESQNYIHRDLAARNVLVGDNDIVKIADFGLARLIKENETQADDCGRFPVKWTAPEAAIDSKFSIKSDVWSFGILLTELVTYGHIPYPGMTNAEVLSRIKQGYRMEKPSNCDQQLYEIMLECWHREPMRRPTFETLQWKLEDFKTTDQGNDRYIAIPNTLKYKNIKEVTYSPAPKSNKTNYFVFE, from the coding sequence ATGGGTAACTGTTTGGGCACCAGAAAGTCCAAACTTTTCAAAACTCATGACGATCAATGCACAACACTGGATGATACTTCCACCATTGTTGCAACGACAACATCACAGCCGCTTGAGCAAAGTTTTCCTCTGCTGCCTCAAATCACAAATCAATCAATGTATGAGACATTAAATACCAAAGCAAAGATTTTTGTGGCATTGCATGACTATACCGCACTTACCATCGATGATTTAAGCTTTGCCAAAGGAGAACATTTGGAAATTCTGAACGATACACAGGGCGATTGGTGGATGGCGCGAAGTAAAAGGACCCGCCAAGAAGGTTTTATACCCTCAAACTATGTGGCCAAACTGAAATCTGTCGAAGCTGAACCATGGTATTTCGGTAAGATCAAGCGCATTGAGGCTGAAAAGCAATTACTGCTGCCAGAAAACGAACATggggcatttttaataagagaCTCTGAGAGTCACCCCAACAGCTATTCGCTGTCAGTGCGAGATGGTCACACAGTGCAACACTATCGCATCGGTCAACTGGAAGATGGTCATTTCTATATTGACACAGATACAACATTTATCACAATTCAAGAACTTGTCGCTCATTATTTCCTGTATGCTGATGGACTGTGTGTCAGGCTTTGCAAACCATGCGTACAGTTTGGAAAACCTATCATCGAAGGACTGTCTCATAGAACTCGAGACCAGTGGGAAATTGATAGAACATCGTTGAGATTCCTACGAAAATTAGGCACCGGGCAGTTTGGTCAGGTGTGGGAGGGTTTGTGGAACTATAACACGCCTGTGGCCATAAAGAAGCTCAAACCGGGCACCATGAATGCGAAAAGCTTTTTAAGTGAAGCTCAAACAATGAAGAAACTCTGCCACCCTAACCTGATACAATTGTATGCTGTGTGTACGGTGGAGGAGCCCATTTACATTATAACCGAACTAATGAAGCATGGCTCTTTGCTGGACTACCTGCGCTCTACTGCAAATAAATGGCGCAGCATTAGGATGCGGGTGCTAGTTGACATGGCAGCTCAAATTGCTGCTGGCATGGCCTATTTGGAATCGCAGAACTACATCCACCGAGACTTGGCAGCCCGCAATGTTCTGGTGGGCGACAACGACATAGttaaaattgcggattttggtCTGGCTAGACTTATAAAGGAAAATGAAACTCAAGCAGATGATTGCGGCAGATTCCCCGTAAAATGGACTGCCCCTGAAGCAGCAATTGACagtaaattttccataaaatcggATGTTTGGAGTTTTGGTATTTTGCTTACAGAACTGGTTACCTATGGCCATATACCATATCCTGGCATGACAAATGCCGAGGTGCTGAGTCGTATTAAACAGGGTTACCGCATGGAAAAGCCCTCAAATTGCGATCAACAACTCTACGAGATCATGCTGGAATGTTGGCATAGAGAGCCAATGCGACGACCTACATTTGAGACCCTTCAATGGAAGCTAGAAGATTTCAAGACAACGGATCAGGGAAATGACCGCTATATCGCCATTCCGAACACactaaaatataaaaacataaaagaaGTTACCTACTCCCCAGCACCCAAGTCGAACAAAACGAATTATTTTGTCTTTGAATGA